In Dehalococcoidia bacterium, one genomic interval encodes:
- the selD gene encoding selenide, water dikinase SelD: MEKQNLRLTETVRGAGUASKLGPGDLEKALCGLEIPSDPNLLIGLESWSDAGVYKLRDDLAIVQTVDFFTPIVDDPYDFGRIAAANALSDVYAMGGRPLTAMNLVCFPLGTLDISVLREILRGGMDKLREAKVALVGGHSVEDSELKYGLSVTGVIDPGEIITNAGALPGDVLILTKPLGTGIINTAVKAGMAGKDAVDAVIDEMSRLNRQASEAMQEVGVHACTDITGFGLLGHACEMMQSSGVGMEINAASVPVFSGAVEFARMGLVPGGTYRNRDFRTSMVEFAPDVVEWASDVLFDPQTSGGLLIALPAGRSKILLSKLRATGHAGASVIGKIVEEPKLKIIVRN; encoded by the coding sequence ATGGAAAAGCAGAATCTTCGCCTAACCGAAACCGTCAGGGGAGCGGGCTGAGCCTCCAAACTGGGTCCGGGTGACCTTGAAAAGGCTCTGTGCGGCCTGGAAATCCCTTCCGACCCGAACCTCCTCATCGGGCTGGAAAGCTGGAGCGATGCCGGTGTGTACAAGCTGAGAGACGATCTGGCGATTGTACAGACCGTCGATTTCTTCACGCCCATTGTGGACGACCCTTACGATTTCGGGCGGATCGCTGCTGCCAATGCCCTGAGCGATGTTTACGCTATGGGCGGCAGACCGTTAACCGCCATGAACCTGGTGTGTTTTCCTCTCGGAACATTGGACATCTCTGTATTGCGCGAGATATTGAGGGGTGGGATGGACAAGCTCCGTGAAGCAAAAGTGGCACTTGTGGGCGGGCATAGTGTGGAGGACTCGGAGCTCAAGTATGGTCTTTCGGTGACCGGGGTTATTGATCCCGGAGAGATCATCACCAATGCCGGTGCGCTGCCCGGGGATGTTTTGATCCTCACCAAGCCTTTGGGAACGGGGATCATCAACACGGCCGTCAAGGCAGGGATGGCCGGGAAAGATGCGGTGGATGCTGTCATCGATGAGATGTCCAGGCTTAATCGCCAGGCCTCCGAAGCGATGCAGGAGGTGGGGGTTCACGCCTGCACGGATATCACCGGATTCGGTCTCCTGGGCCATGCCTGTGAAATGATGCAAAGCAGCGGAGTGGGAATGGAGATCAATGCGGCCTCCGTTCCTGTATTCTCTGGGGCGGTCGAGTTTGCGCGAATGGGCCTTGTTCCCGGGGGCACTTATCGCAATCGGGACTTCCGCACCTCGATGGTGGAATTTGCCCCGGATGTGGTCGAATGGGCCTCGGACGTCCTCTTCGATCCGCAGACCTCCGGCGGATTGCTGATTGCCTTGCCTGCCGGGAGATCAAAAATCTTACTGAGCAAGCTTCGAGCAACGGGTCACGCTGGGGCATCCGTGATCGGCAAGATTGTGGAGGAGCCAAAGCTCAAAATCATTGTTAGAAATTAA
- a CDS encoding Smr/MutS family protein: MAKLKLDLHDIYNKGYQIDAELNRAMQEAVDKKITPLEIIPGKGSGQLKKRVLRFLNQPETKKMYHRLEKDDKNFGRIFVHFKF; this comes from the coding sequence ATGGCAAAACTCAAACTGGACCTGCACGACATATACAACAAGGGATATCAGATTGATGCCGAACTCAATCGAGCCATGCAAGAGGCTGTGGATAAAAAGATCACCCCTCTGGAGATCATCCCCGGCAAAGGCAGCGGCCAACTCAAGAAACGCGTGCTGCGATTTCTAAACCAGCCCGAAACAAAAAAGATGTATCACCGTCTCGAAAAGGACGATAAGAATTTTGGGAGGATTTTTGTACATTTCAAGTTTTGA